The Silene latifolia isolate original U9 population chromosome X, ASM4854445v1, whole genome shotgun sequence genome contains the following window.
GATAGAGGTGCAAATGCATGATATCTTTAGCGTACTTGGAATGGAAGGATTGTATAACTTAACGGAAATAAGCTATCGcaaccttaccttagaatttttgagctcCTTCCTCTACAATCCAAAAGACCACACCGTGAGCTGCCGACTCAAGAACACCTCCTTCCACCTATCTAGTGATGTCTTTGCGGAATGGCTAGGTGTAGGAAAAAGGATCACCCTTACTCTTGACAAGGTGAGGAAGGAAATAAAATCCACAAAATACATCAACCTTTACACGGGTAACCGAATACCGATGTTAGTGCCATGAAAATAAACGATGTGGAACATCCCATTTTGAAAATTTTCCTTCGCCTAATGACCAACCTCCATTACGGAAGAAGGGACCCTAGAAAACTCAACTCCTCGGAGGTACTACTTCTGAGCTCCTACCTCAATCCATATTATGAGAGGTGTTTTTACTTTAGCCCCGTGGCCATAGTGTGCTTAGCATTTGAAAGGATGACCAAGTCTTACAAGTGCTCCTTTGATTGTGGCGCCCTAGTGACTAGACTAGCCAAGAATCTCTTGGGTTATGAACTGGGGGCAATTGATAGACTCATGAGTACAGAGGTGCCCTACTTCGACCTTGCCTACATGAGGGGCATGTTTTGGGTTGTGGACAGGAAAGACAAACAGGGATACTCGTGGAGGGTGAACACGGCCCTATACATTAAGCTACCCGCAAACGGGAGGTTTTCTGAGACCTCCAACTTACCTAAACTGGCCCCACCTCGCCCTCCGGCCCGATCCTACCTCATTCCCAAAAAATCTTACTTACACTCTAGATGGTGAAGCGGTACAAGGGGAACCAATCCTGCAACTCCTTTTCGACCCTTCTAGGACTTCTCCACATGCCCCATCGTCCTCCTATATGCCCATGCCCTCGCCGCCCTTTGATCGCCCTAGTCGCTCCACTTACGCCCCGTCCTCTTCTTTCATGCGCGAACCTTCGCCACACCATGACCCTCCCCGACACTCCATGCACGTACCATCTTTCACTAGAGGGTATAACCAACCACCACCAGGCTATGCTCATCAATATCCAATGGCATACCTAGTTGAGAGAGTGAACAACTCCTTGGTCCTAAGAGATGTGCATGAGTTCACCTATAACCAAGGAGTAAGGCCGACCGAACGCCCTAGCTTTTGGTCCGGGGATGGGGACACTCCCGGAGTATTCAAGGCCAATGGTATCCAACCTTCGGATTTGGGTCATGGAGTTCCTCACGGCGACAGACACTTGCTTGGTCCTTGGGCGGGACCGCACTATACCACCGGGAGTTTCTTCAATAATACGCATCAAAGTGGAGGCTACCAAGAGAATGTGGGTGGTGATTACCAAGGTTATGTAGATAGTTCGTACCAAGAGGAGGCGGGAGGTGTCTCTCACAAGGCTGGGGGCAATGTTTTCTATGAaagcgggagtggaggaggagcaTCAAGTTGGGCACCGGGACTTATGGAGTATCATGGCCGCTACGTCAACGCAATAGTAGAAGACGCGACGATGGACACCTCGGGCGATACAAGGAGCGAAGAGCTTAGCTCGCGAAGGGAAGAGTCACCGATAAACAACCAAGGAGCTCTAGTTCGGTGGGTTAAGAGGCTTGGCAAGAGGAGGAAGTCCTCTTCTTAGTCCTGTTTACTTATGTAGAAACTTGTTTGACCTTGTGTCGGTTGAGTCTCGAACAACTTGCTTTTCTCATGTTGTAACCTCGGCCATAAGGCCGAAACCTAGTAGATGTTGTGTAATAGGATGGTGCTATGGTCACCATTGAGACCCTTTTTCAAGTATAATCAACCATATGTAAGCTTAAAGACCAGGAATGACTGGATTTTGGACTAtctggtgatactcggccgagtcccgttttcactcgaccgagtggcggtccactcgaccgagtgccccatctcactcgatcgagtgagccgaAAACAGACCCTGGGAACTTTTTGTAAAAACccacactcgatcaagtgacactctcactcgaccgagtgacatcccccacttgaccgagtaagtccccactcgaccgagtggactgttttgttcttgttttgatgGTTTTGAACCGACATGGATTGATTACTTTCGTTTTATGACCCTACCGACCTCCCGATAGTTGTATGAACGTAGAAATCTTTAACAAATAAACTGGAATGAATTGTTTACATTGTTATGTGCCGCTTTGTACGTCGTAACATGAAATATGTTTAGTCGATGAATGAGACCTAACATGCTTAGTAAGGATAATAATGATGCGGTAATTGGTAAGCATAAGTGATAATTCTATGAGGGTTATACGTGATCGAGTCTTGCGGCGACTAGAGTGGGATGATATGGTACGAGGATAGATAAGAATACATGCGTGATCACGTGGTTTATGCACAACATGAGTTAGTCGAGAATAAGGAATATGGAAGAAAGTGAATCACAGTAGACGAGGTACCCAACCGTGTTACGATTGTTATGTACGGAGTCAGAAATTCTACATGTATACCTAGAGTCACAAACTATGCACGATACAACTGACCTTAGCCATAAGAGTAGGAATGAATGTTGAGCTTGACTTGTACTCGAACCCATGAGCCTAGATTGAGTGAATAAGAGGATCCTTCTCGCGAGAGATCAAGTGACGAACTTCGGagcgaagttctcttttaggggagtgaatgtaacatcTAAACATTTAGGAATAAGAAAGGACATGAGAACACAAAAGATCACGTACGGTAAAACACTAGCGAGAGAGACGAGTGAATGCGTGAGGAAGAGATTTGGGAGTTAGACATGACACGAATGAGACGTAAGAAAGTGTTAAGAAAAAGTGAGGGTGAGGCGAAAttcaaggacgaagttcattttaaggagggaagattgtaatatctGGCCTCTGTGGGACTGGTACTTAGACCTTGGGACGCGTGAGAGGACCTTTAGACCGATAAGAGAGCACGCAGAAGGGAAGGATAGCCATACACTAGACCTGGGCTAGACCGAATGGTGTTGCAACGGATCGAGTGGGTCCACTCGTTCGAGTGAAgagtacactcgaccgagtgagtccactcgactgagtggtgtgctactcggccgagtgagtctactcgaccgagtggactcggcactcggtcgagtgacgctgTTTTCAAAAACACGGGATTAACACCCCTTTCTCCcttaaccctaaaatcatttccaccttcctccttatctctccaaacatTCTCCATTTTctctaaaccctcacaaacaccttctACTTGGGATTTAGGCTTAGATTAGAAGATTTAtcaccttcctcttcatctccttcatctagtaagtaaagatctacccttttctagtcttttaaaccctaacttttgggggaattcgttatgggtaattaattagtgattAGTATGGGTAATAGGGGTAACTAAGGGGTAATGATAAGGggctttgtagtgtatattagtataggatgtattgtgatagttattatgtgatttgtataggatgagacggttccttgagacggtttcggtCCGGATTTGAGTAGCTTAAAGAGATTGCAAAAATGTAGATTAATcttactcggtttcaataatgtgatgttgtttatgttgatattgtagttagtcttgcataattagggtatttgcattataacatgttttgtagtaatcacatcattaagaggatgattatgatatgttggttgtggttcatgcattggtcattatcatatatgttggaggatttgttgttgttgttgttgttgttgttgttgttgttgttgtggttgttgttgttgttgttgttgttgttgttgttgttattattgttgttgttgttgttgttgttgttgttgttgttgttgttgttgttgttgttgttgttgttgttgttgttgttgttgttgttgttgttgttgttgttgttgttgttgttgttgttgttgttgttgttgttgttgttgttgttgttgttgttgttgttgttgttgttgttgttgttgttgttgttgttgttgttgttgttgttgttgttgttgttgttgttgttgttgttgttgttgttgttgttgttgttgttgttgttgttgttgttgttgttgttgttgttgttgttgttgttgttgttgttgttgttgttgttgttgttgttgttgttgttgttgttgttgttgttgttgttgttgttgttgttgttgttgttgttgttgttgttgttgttgttgttgttgttgttgttgttgttgttgttgttgttgttgttgttgttgttgttgttgttgttgttgttgttgttgttgctgttgttgttgttattgttgttgttgttgttgttttggagacgtaagacggttgggagatcgTCTTAcacttaagtcgcctcttggagcttcccactccaagagtgATGTGCACATTAACGGCTTGAGTTACGAAGGGACtcatgtggttgagacacgacgtctggcaggggatctggttggcttccgggtccggtacatctgggcgtgtcccggtacctgtttgtggttgttggtatgtttgGACGTGTCCCGgcaccagtgtggttgtcggtatgtctgggcgtgtcccggtaccattgTGGTGATTGTTTGATAGCGACTCATTCACattagtagtcatgttgcatattcgcACACTTGGGTCGTGTCGCACTTTATTtgcttattgaaactgacgtttgtgtttctgtgtatttgtcacctgtctcttttggggtggcctgtattgatccatatgatatcctttggtcatatggggagcaagtTAGGTGAGattgtttggatagcacgcgggagacgggacgagcttgatgagtcacgcgACGAGTGTAGttagttagatgagtatagtagCCATGAGTTGTATTTTTATTCAATAgttaatggtttgtaatcactaaacttgtcatttataataaatgtttctttattgtatctccgattcaccgcctcgggaaaccgagaaggtaacatctcccaattacctcgGCCGGGTAAGACGGGGTTGTTACACTACAACCAAGTTATTTAAATGGAAGTTGGCCCTCAACAAAACCAGACTGACAGTATTTCATCCCTCAGTTTCTTGCTCATACCATTAAAATAGGCACAAGATTTCATTGCATTCATATTTAGACCAGAAGCATgagagaatgaagagaaggctctGTGTAGCACCATAATTGACTTAAGGTCACCCTTAGTAAACATCAATAGATCatagatcatctgcaaacatgagATGAGTCAATCTCAGTTGTTTGCAAAGAGGATGAAACCTAAAGTAAAGCTTACCAACAACACATTCAAGAATCCTGCTTAAATACTCCATACAAAGAGTAAAAAGCAGGGGTGATATAGGGTCTCATTGCCTAAGTCCTCTTTTCCCAAGGAAAAACCCAAACATGGTACCATTTAAAGAAATTAAGAATGATGCTGTAGTGACACAAAGCATAATTAGTTCTCTGAAGTGAGCAGGAAAATCCAGAGCTTCTAACATTTCCTCAACAAATTTCCAACTTACTGAATCATATGACTTCATTACATCAATTTTGAACATACATCTAGGGGAACAAGATTTTCTTTTATATAACCCCCATAAATCTTGACATATGAGAATATTTTCAATAATACTCCTACCTTGAATAAATCCCCCTTGATTTAAACTCACCAGATCAGGCAGGACATCACCCAACCTTGCACTAATTAACTTGGAGATGATCTTATACAAGGTGTTACAGCAAGCAATGGGCCTGAACTGGGTGACATCTGCAGGCATAGTACATTTAGGAATTAAGGTTAGTACAGTAGTATTGTTTCAGAAGCTTTCTTTTATTGAACACATCAAGATATCCCAGTGTGCATTAGTACAAATCTTACCCCTCCCAACAATTCTCCTATTAACAGGAATGGTAATGGTCTCTGTGCCCAACAACCACTTATAGTATTCAAGGAATGCATTTTGGATGTCTTGAGGTTCAACACAGTTATTACCCATCCTATCTTTAATTTGAagaacttggtttttcatttgtctACTTTTTATCACACCATGAAAGTACTTAGTGTTGAAATCTCCATCTTTGATCCAGGCAGTTTTGGCTTTTTGCTGCAAATAAGTCAAGCAGCTTGCAATTCTCTTTATTCTTATGTAGCAAGTTGCTCTTTAACAATCAAGTCAGGATTCAAGGGATCACCACTCAACTGCTCTTGAATATATTCCAGTTGCTTTAGAGCAATCATGGCAGAGGTCTCAACATTTGAAAAATTATCTCTGTTAAAGCCCTTAAGATGCTGTTTGTGAGCCTTCAGTTTGGTAACCACTTGATACATTTTAGTACCTTAATCTTTAAAATACAGGGAGTGTGATCAAAATCCCCTTCAGGTAAGAAATGAGCATACATTTCCATCTGATCCACCCATTCGCAATTGACTAGGGCCCTATCTAATCTGGAACACACTCTGATAGCAGCATCTTGTTTATTATTCCAAGTAAAGAAATAAAGGTCCCACTACAATACTATTTACCAGTCCACAAACATTTAAACAATTCTGGAAGTCATTTATCTCAGTAAAGCTAGTAGACCCACCTAGCCTCTCTGCCGGAGATAAAACACAATTGAAATCCCCATAGACAAGCCAGGAATTAGATATAGAAGAAGCAATTTGTAACAGTTGATTCCAAAGAGTACTCTATTATTTAGAGCATTGAAGGCATAAACCATACTAAGATGAAAGCAAATATTAGAAGATAGCTCAAGCACTTTCATATGTATGCATTGAGAACTATAGTCTTGAAAATCAACTTGAAACACAGAAGGATTCCAGATAACCCAGATTCTACCTCCAGGATGTCATCTATTATTAGTACTTAAACACCAACCATCAGGTAATATCCCTTTAATACTATTCTGAGACAGAGTTTTTAACTTTGTCTCAAGGAGTCCAAAAAGCCCAGCCATATATAGAGGAACCATTTAAAATATCTCTGCTTAGTTTGCTTATTGAGACtcctaacattccaaaatccaAAGCTATGCATTCTTCACCTTCTGGTGGAGAGCATTACTACTTGTCCTAATACCAACTTTGggagtttattttctatttaaggtCTCTAACAAGGAAGTTTGTCCAAACTTATATATGCTGAGACTAAAAATCTGTTGGAAAAAATTTATTAGTACTTACTatttgttatgaaatattattattatatggatgtccatatcttatagGATTATAGAatattatcttatggaaactctaccattgtatgtgtatatataccctcataatggaataagaatacacttttctctctctctctctctctctctctctctctctctctctctctctctctctctctctctctctctctctctctctatatatatatatatatatatatatatatatatatatatatatatatatatatatatatatatatatatatatatatatatatatatatatattctctcCAACTCCTCTCTACAATTCTCTTATATTTATTccacaacacgttatcagcacgaaaCGCTTATTAATTAAAACCGTCATAAAAAAATGGATTGAAAACACACGGTTATGGGGAAGACATAATCATTAAGATGGCCACACAACAAAGTGTTTATCACACTAAATCATTCCCAAGTAAGTTTTCCTAGTACAATTTTCTTCCATATATGTATAAGTATTACTTAATTTTGTTTGATAATCGTCAAGATTTTGATTCATGTATCTGAAAAGAAGTATTGTTACAAGAGATATACAAATTTTGAAAAgggacatatcatataattttggGCCTGaagttccatttttttttttacaaaaataaagagaTATGCCCATGTTATGACTTCGATCTGAAATTTAaagttttataataataataaataccgTTTCATCAATATaatatattcatattgtataagtATATATGGCCAGAAGTGCACATCTATGAGTTTAAAAACCGCAATTGAGTTTTAAGCAGTCTTTATTAAGGGAAAATTTATTTGTGAATTGATCCTTGTTCACCGGAAGTTGAACAATATAATGAATATGAATTTTTATTCATTCTTGAgagtgaatgtgacatctcataaaaACTCTGCCGTAACAGAGATCAGAGACTCGTATACGCTGGAAATTCGATATAAGAAAAGGAAAAATGATATACGAGTTGAAATTTTGGTATTCATACGATGGCATGAATTTCATAGAATTTATAAATATTGAAACTATGACCAACAGTTCATACAGTTCATAGTGATTACACATACTGATTAACACCTGAAGGtcataataattacaaatattgAAACTGTGGTCTAAAAGTTCACAATGTAAGTATCGATATAAATTATGACATCAAGTCTCTAATTCTAACATTATTAAGCATTCAAACGGGTACTATCTTGACTAGTACGGTCTACTTGAATTACTATTGTACTCTATGGAGGTTATATTATTAAGATTTGATAATCAGGAGGTTCGTATATCATATCTTATTTCACTATTATTCAACTGAATAAGGTATGTTTTTCATGTCCAATTTATTATTTATTGGATCTAAATAATCTCAATTATGcctaaaattaataaaatatatcaGTTCAAATTAGAAAATCAACACTCATCCAGAACTCTTGTAACTCAATCTTTATCCTAGTAGTTAATGCCACGTGATGACTAACTAGATTTTGTGTGCATCATTATACCACTATACTATGACGATTGATGAGTTTGATTTACTTCGCGAGCTCGTTACATAATTAACTCAATGACGTGAGACTCCGAGGGATTGTATTTTTCGTTTATCAAAGCTTTAATACGCATATATAGAATATCTAGAATTCCATTGATCTTAATTCTTAATAATTTTTACTCGTTGGATTACTTGTTACTTGGGTATCACTGAAATTATCTTTATAGCATGTGCTTTAAATACTTAGGctataaaaaattaaagttaccaAATTGCTACTACTATGATTTTATTGAATTTCTTTAATAAAAGGTAAGTAGTTCCCCTTGTTGACATAGCTTGTTAATTTGTTTGGACATCGTATATGTGGTAGCTATCCTGAAATTTTTGGGTCATGCCATGTTTTTGGATAATAATATAAGATTCATGTCTTGATGTGTTACACTAAAAAAAACTAGTTTAATGGAGTGTCTGTTAGTGATATTGATTCGTCTGAAAAAAATAGTTTCCAGTGATGTTAATATGCTGCCAATAACGAACTTTTTAGCGGTCTTAAGtaaccattataaaaatcatgAGAATTGTTACTAATAGTAAATAATTCATCTATTTGTGcgtctttatttattgtttgatttgttGGGTCATTTAGTAAATTTGTGGGTCCTTTGGTGACATAGTGCAAGTCTACGTGATATTTATATTGATATATACTGCAAACTGATGATAACATGTGTATTACTTGTATTAGAGTGCTTAAGAGAAAGTCGTATTTTACTAGTGTTATTAATCTCTTCCAAATTGTGAGAAAGTCATATGATGGATTGACAGTATATTAAGTGGCTTGTAGTCAAGTAATAATTTTTCTGAGTAGTTATTGTGTAGAAATCACAGTTTGATTATTATATGGAAAATCGTTAGTCTCCGAATTGGGCATTGTGATTCAGCACACTTAAAATTCAACTGCATTATATGTTACTTCCCGAAATTTTGTTATCGTACAAAAATGTCCATATAAATTCTCATCGGTGATATGAGCAATAAGGTCTAAGGTGGTTATAGTTTCTACCCCCTTAAGGGGAGAATGATAAGGAAAAGTtggtaa
Protein-coding sequences here:
- the LOC141620576 gene encoding uncharacterized protein LOC141620576, whose translation is MYQVVTKLKAHKQHLKGFNRDNFSNVETSAMIALKQLEYIQEQLSGDPLNPDLIQKAKTAWIKDGDFNTKYFHGVIKSRQMKNQVLQIKDRMGNNCVEPQDIQNAFLEYYKWLLGTETITIPVNRRIVGRDVTQFRPIACCNTLYKIISKLISARLGDVLPDLSYDSVSWKFVEEMLEALDFPAHFRELIMLCVTTASFLISLNGFLNVLLMIYDLLMFTKGDLKSIMVLHRAFSSFSHASGLNMNAMKSCAYFNGMSKKLRDEILSVWFC